Sequence from the Terriglobia bacterium genome:
GCGATCTCGCCGTCGGTAATCACCGAAATGTCGCCGCAGGGGAAATGGATGTTCGAGAATTTTCCCAGCCCGGCGGTGCGCGAACCGTATCCCGGCTACGTGGTAAAGCTGCTGGACGACCTGGGCCCGGTCACCCCTCACTCCCGTTCTTGCCTGATTCTTTACGCCGAGCGCGACATCCCGGCCATCCTGAACGGGGCCACCGGGCTGAAGGCAGCGTTGCCGCAGGCGGAGGTGCGCTACATCACGAAAGACACGCGCCCCGACGTCCAGCACGAGAACGGATTCATCCGCTATCTGCCGCGCTGGTTTAACCACGGCGAACTGAAGTTCAACTTCGAGGTGCTCCAGTCAGCGGCGCAATGGCTGGCGCAGTTGCAGCCTGCCCCGCCAGCCCATGACTGACGGTCGAGGCCGCGGCATGATCGAAGCGCGCTTCGGACCTCTCGGTTGCGGTACGCAGTTCCTGACCCTCGGCGGCGAGAAGCTCGGCATGGACGAGTTGCTGCACCGCATGGGGCTGGATTTCGATGACGCCAAGACGATTGACCTGATCATCGTCTCGGAGAACCGCTACGCGGTGCGCTACTACGACGGGCAGGACCAGCGCGTCGTCGCCCACGAGTTTGACGCGGAGATGCATTTTCTGGGCGAGACGCGCGCCCATGTCGCCGAGTGGATTGGCGAGGAGGCGTATTTCTCGTTGTTCGGCGGACACTGACCGACCCGGGCAACGCTTGCGGGTGAGGCTATGGGAAAAGAACCGCCGAACCAGGGCGAAGACAACAGCATTGGGGCCAGCACGGGCGACGCGCAAGTCATACTTCAGCTCTACGAACTGCGCCGCGATCCAGCCATGCGCGACGCGCGCCACTTTATTTCCGCCAATTTCTGGCCGGAAAATGCGGAAGATGTGCTGCGCCTGGCGCGCAGTTATCCCAGCCAGGAAAACACCTATCTGCGGCAGGTGACCAGCTACTGGGAGATGGCGGCGTCACTGGTGTTGCGGGGCGCGCTGCACGAAGGCCTGTTCTTCGATTGCAGCGGCGAGATGTATTGCGTGTTCGCCAAATTCAAGCCATTTCTTGAAGAAATTCGCAGAAAGCTGCCATACTTCCTGTTGAGCGTGGAGGCGGTGATTATGCGCACCGCCGATGGCCGTGCTCGCCTGCAGCGGCTGGAGCTCCGCCTGGCGCGCCGCAAGCAGAAGCTGGCGCAGCGCCGGGCCGCCGTGGCCGCCACTTCGGCGGGATACAGCTAGACACCAGGTGGGATTGACTCAGACGCGCATGGCCCGGGTGGTTGCTGCCGCCTCGATGATCGTCATCCTGGTGGCGGCCGTGCGCCTGACCTCGCGCCGCAATGGCCGGGTGCGCATCGCCTATCCACCCATGCTGGCGAGCCTGCCGGTGGTCGCGGCTCAGGATCAGCAGATGTTCCAACGCCATCACTTGCAGGCCGAGGTCGTGTCGTTCAGCAGCAGCAACGACATGGTGAGCGCCCTTGTCGCCGGCCAGGTCGATGTGCTGCCAGCGGTGTCGCTGGTGCCGCTGCTGCATCTGGAAATCCAGCACCCGGGACGATTTCGCGTGTTCTCGCACAGCCGCATGCGGCGCGAGAACTCCACCTATCGCATCGTGGTCAAGAGCGGCTCGCCGCTGCAAAAGCTAGCGGACCTGAAAGGGAACAAGGTCGGCGTTTTCCCCGGCATGTCGGCAACGCGCCTGATCAGCGCGTTCCTGCAACGCAATGGCGTGGACCCGCAGACGGTCACGTTCATCCAATTGCCGCCATCGGCGCAGGTGTCGAGCCTGGAATCCGGCGCGGTGGATGCGCTGTTTTCCTACGACCCGCTCACCTTGATCGCCGAGCCGGGAAAGTACCGTCCGCTGTCGGATTCCGTGTACGCCGAGTTGATGGAGCCGTGCCCGGTGGGCGTGTCCGTCATTTCCCGCGATTTCGAGCGCAGGCAACCGGAGGCCGGCGGGCGGGCGGTGGCCGTGATGCGGGAAGCCATCGCCTACGTCGGCTCCCACCCGCGGCAGGCGACCGCGCTCCTGCCCCGTTTCACCCGCATGACGCCGGAGATGGCGTCGCGCGTAAACGTGGCCGACATCACCTTGTCGAACCAGGTGGACGCGGCCGTGCTGCAACGTTTTATTGACATGCTGTACGAGATCGGCGAAATTCCCGAGAAGATCGATGCTCACCGTCTTATCGACCCAACGCGCTAGAGCGCACGCGGCCGGCGAACACGCGCTGCGCGTGCGCGGCGTGGACTTCTCCTACTGCACGGCGGCGAACGACTCCAAGGCGCTGTACTCCGGGTTCGCCCTCGACATCGAGCAGGGCTCGGTGGTCGCGCTCATGGGCGCCAGCGGCTGCGGCAAAAGCACGCTGGGAAAAATGATGGCCCGCATCATCAAACCGACCGCGGGGCGTATCGAGTGGTCGCCGCAGTTCAGCAAGCGTGCCGACGTGGTCTACATGGACCAGCACCCGATGAACAGCATCTTCCCGTGGCAGACGGTGCGCGGCAACCTGGAGTACCCACTCGAAAAATTGGGATGGAGCGAACTGGAGAGCCAAGCGCGGGTTGCGTATCTGGCTTCCTTGTTCCGGCTCGATGGCATTTTGCATTCGCTGCCGGCGCAGATTTCCGGCGGCGAACTGCAACGGCTGGCGTTGGCGCGCTGCCTGTCGTGGAGGCCCCCGCTGGTCATCCTCGATGAACCCTTCTCCGCGCTCGATCGCGACGTCAAGACCAACATCATCCACGCGCTCCACGCGCTTGCCACCAAGGATGGCATGACCGTGGTGCTGATCACGCACAACGTCTCCGACGCGCTCGCCATCGGCATGCGCTACGTGATCGTCGGCGACCGCCCCGTGCGGATCATGTCCGACATGGAATTCAAGAGCCCGCATCCGCGCGAACGCGGCACGCTGGATTACGACACCATGGAGAAGGCGCTCATCGCCTGCATCCGCGATGGACTGGTGTAACCCCTCATGCCGAGATTGACCAAGCCGCTGCGCAAGCCGACGCGAGTGATCGCGCCGCTGCTCTTGCTGCTGGCTGCCTGGGCGGCGGTGGCCGGCTTTCGTTTGGTGGACCCGATCGTGCTGCCCGCGCCCTGGAGCGTGCTGCGCGCCGTCAGCGGCATGGTGCGGGACCGCATCGTCGGCGACGTTGCGCTGACGCTGGGCCGCGTCTTGGGCGCTCTGACGATAGCGGGCGCGGTGGGAATTCCTGTCGGCCTGTACCTGGGATATCGCCAGCGCTGGTACCAGATGGTGGAAGGTCCGCTGCACGCGCTGCGGTCCATCCCGGCTTCGGCGCTGTTTCCGCTGTTTCTGATCATTGTCGGCGTCGGAGAAACCTCCATCGTTGCCCTCGCCGCGTATCCCAGCCTGCTGGTGATTCTGGTGAACACGGTGACCGGCGCCACGCTGGCCAACAAGCGGCGTCTCTACCAAGCCAAGCTGTTCGAGCTCAGTTCGTTTGAGACCATCACCGACATCGTCTTTTACGAGGCCCTGCCCAGCGTCTTCGACGGCGTGCGCACCGCCGCCTCTTACTCCATGGTGCTGGTGATTGCCGTGGAGATGTTCGTCGGGCTGGGCGAGCGCGGACTGGGGCGCGCGATTTACGAGTACCAGGCGACCTACCG
This genomic interval carries:
- a CDS encoding alpha/beta fold hydrolase — its product is MNFERLNISAADGHAIPGFLLAQEAARGGALLLPPYGGSKEHMLGLAAALAEAGWAALSVDLCGHGENTAAIGAGMVQEVEASLKYLRRFGRTAAVGLSLGGRLALTSSADAMVAISPSVITEMSPQGKWMFENFPSPAVREPYPGYVVKLLDDLGPVTPHSRSCLILYAERDIPAILNGATGLKAALPQAEVRYITKDTRPDVQHENGFIRYLPRWFNHGELKFNFEVLQSAAQWLAQLQPAPPAHD
- a CDS encoding ABC transporter substrate-binding protein, with the translated sequence MARVVAAASMIVILVAAVRLTSRRNGRVRIAYPPMLASLPVVAAQDQQMFQRHHLQAEVVSFSSSNDMVSALVAGQVDVLPAVSLVPLLHLEIQHPGRFRVFSHSRMRRENSTYRIVVKSGSPLQKLADLKGNKVGVFPGMSATRLISAFLQRNGVDPQTVTFIQLPPSAQVSSLESGAVDALFSYDPLTLIAEPGKYRPLSDSVYAELMEPCPVGVSVISRDFERRQPEAGGRAVAVMREAIAYVGSHPRQATALLPRFTRMTPEMASRVNVADITLSNQVDAAVLQRFIDMLYEIGEIPEKIDAHRLIDPTR
- a CDS encoding ATP-binding cassette domain-containing protein; amino-acid sequence: MLTVLSTQRARAHAAGEHALRVRGVDFSYCTAANDSKALYSGFALDIEQGSVVALMGASGCGKSTLGKMMARIIKPTAGRIEWSPQFSKRADVVYMDQHPMNSIFPWQTVRGNLEYPLEKLGWSELESQARVAYLASLFRLDGILHSLPAQISGGELQRLALARCLSWRPPLVILDEPFSALDRDVKTNIIHALHALATKDGMTVVLITHNVSDALAIGMRYVIVGDRPVRIMSDMEFKSPHPRERGTLDYDTMEKALIACIRDGLV
- a CDS encoding ABC transporter permease subunit; amino-acid sequence: MPRLTKPLRKPTRVIAPLLLLLAAWAAVAGFRLVDPIVLPAPWSVLRAVSGMVRDRIVGDVALTLGRVLGALTIAGAVGIPVGLYLGYRQRWYQMVEGPLHALRSIPASALFPLFLIIVGVGETSIVALAAYPSLLVILVNTVTGATLANKRRLYQAKLFELSSFETITDIVFYEALPSVFDGVRTAASYSMVLVIAVEMFVGLGERGLGRAIYEYQATYRIPEAYAAVIVAGAIGILLNLVVNTLQNRMLRWLPNVHE